From Mucilaginibacter gotjawali:
CAACTGGCCGGTGACGGGAAAGTTTTTGCCTGCACCTGCTCCCGAAAACAATTGATAAATACGGGCAAATGCAGCTGCATTAACCTGCAGATCCCGCTGGATTTTGAAAACGCAGCCTGGAGGCTGATTACGGATAATAAGCAATTGGCCATTAAAAGTATTACAGGCGAAGGTATCCCAACTGAATTGCCGGTTGAAATGCGGAATTTTATAGTAAAGAAAAAGGACGGGTTCCCTGCTTACCAGCTTACCTCGGTAATTGACGATCTTTTTTATGGAATCGACCTGGTAATCCGGGGTGAAGACCTGTGGACATCAACAATTGCCCAGCATCAACTTGCGATTGCTTTGGGGAAAGATCAATTCGCCGGACTCGCATTCTGCCATCATCCCTTGTTAAAAGCGCCAAATGGCTTGAAACTGTCCAAATCTTCAGGCGCCACCTCAATAAAATACCTGCGCGAAAACGGTAAAACTCCTGCTGATATTTGTATGCTCATCGCTGCAAACCTCAACCTTAACGAAACAGTAAATAGCTGGCAAGAGCTTGGTAAAATTTTGACCAGGGATATTTTTGACCGCTAACGGCGGACTTTTTAAAACAAACTTTTTTCGCTACCTCATTCCCGTACTTCGGCCGAAGTTGATGACCAAATAATAACGTTCGTTTTTCTGTAACACAGGCATTTTCCCAATCCGCTCAACCTGGCTGCATAAATAGTATCTGCTATCGAAGTACCGTCACATATCCCGACAAAACGTGCTGCCCGTCAAAGTGGGGATTGATGACATAGTAATAAACGCCCGTCGGTACCGGCTTTCCATTTATCGTACCATCCCATGCTTTTGGATAACCAATTGAATGAAATACCTTTTGGCCGTAGCGGTCAAATATATCCACGGTAGCATTTATATAGGCAATCAACCCGGTTATTTCCCAATAGTCATTAATCCCATCGCCATTAGGCGTAAAAGTATTATTGATCTTTAATATGGGCGCCACTTTTACAAAAACAGTATCCTGGGCAATACAGCCCCTTATATCAGTTACTGTTAAAGTATACCTGCGATCGACGGTGCCGGTAACCACCGGATTTTTCAAGGTGATATCGTTAATATCAATATTGGGCGACCATTGGTACTTTACATTAGGGTCGCTTACTGTAGGGTTTAAAGTTATAGTAGATCCGGTTAAAACATACACCGTTCCGCCTGCAAAAACCGTAGGTGGGGGGATGAAATTTATTTTCATTTCATCGGTAGCGATATAACATTGTCCCGGGTTATTCGCAGTTAAAACCAGGGTAACTGATCCATTTTTAATATCGGCAGCCGATGGCGCATAAGTGGTATTTAACTGCCCCGGGGCGCTAAATGTACCTGTTCCTTTTGAACTCCATGTACCCCCGCCCGGTATGGTAATTGTACCGGCTACCGGTATATTTGCATCCTGCGAACAAACATCCTGGTCAGGGCCGGCATTTACTGCCGGAAGCGGGCCAAAGCTCACTGTCATAGAGCTGGAAGAAACACTGCAGTTGGCGCTGGTTGAGGCTAAAGTAAGCACTACCGAACCCGCTGCCTTATCTGCGGCCGAAGGCAGGTACTGGGCCTGTAAATTGGTGGCTGACGGCGAAAAAGTACCGGTACCGGCAGTACGCCATATACCTGTACCCGTGCCTCCTGTTATGGTGCCCTGCAATATGATATTGGGAGCCACAATACAAACCAACTGGTCGGGGCCTGCGTTGGCTACCGGCGCGTCATTCACCGTCACAACGGTTTGTACCGGGTTGCTGGTGCAACCTTTGTAAGTGAACACCATGGAGTATGCCCCGGCAGCGCTTTGCGTAACGTTGGCAATATTCGGGTTTTGGTCGGCGGAGGTAAACCCGTTCGGGCCTGTCCATGCATAGGTGGCGCCGGGTAGCGGGGTTGCAGTTAAAGTTATCGTACTGCCAACACAAACCGGTGTATTACTTGAAACGCTTACTACCGGCAATGCCGGGTTAACGGTTGCCGTGTATTTAAAAGGCACTCCAGGGCATCCGTTTCCGGTTGGTGTTATCAAATAAACTACATCAACCGGATTAGGCGTCGTATTAATCAATGATTCAGTTATTGTACCACCCGTTTGATTATTTACGGCCGGGTTACTTATTCCTGCCACCGCGGCCCTGCTCCAGCTATAGGTGGCAGCGGGCTCATTTGAAGTGATCACATAATTTTGCGGCACCCCGGTGCATGCTCCCCCGGTCGGCGAACTACTTATTACAGGACCAGAGTCAAAAGTTATTGTCACGGGGCTGGTAGAAATAGTACAATTATCTTTACTTGTAGAGGTCAAAGTAAGCACTACCGACCCGGCAGCCTTATCCGCGGCTGAAGGTGTGTATTTCGCCTGCAGGTTGTCTGATTTAGAAAAAGTACCGGTCCCGGCAGTAGTCCAGATACCTGTTGTGGTACCACCTGTCACACTTCCGTTTAACGAAACAACCGGGGAACCAATACATACCGTTTGGTTAGGGCCTGCATTTGCCACAGGAAGCTGGTCGATATTAACCACCACCGGAAAAGGGATGCTTGAACAACCTTTAACTGTAAATGTCATGGAATAAACACCGGCATCGGCATTGGTAACATTGGTAATATCCGGATTTTGTTTGGTGGAGGTGTAGCCGTTCGGGCCTGTCCACAAGTAGGTGGCGCCGTTTACCGGCGGGGTGCTTAAATGTATTGTACTGCCTATACAAACAGGCGAATTGCTGGTAGCCACCGCTACCGGCAACGGAGGGTTTACACTTACAGTATATCTGAAGGGTGTACCCGGACAGCCGTTTGCAATAGGTGTGATTATATACACAACGCCAATTGTACTGAACGTTGTATTAATCAAGGTTTCGTCTATAGTGCTTTTCGTTTGGTTTGAAACTGCCGGGTTACTTATCCCGGCCACTGCCGCGCGGCTCCAGTTAAAAGTAGCTGAAGGTATATTTGATGTTAATACATACCCCTGCGGCGAACCGGTACAAGCAATTCCCGCCGAAGCGCTGGTGACTACCGCTTGCGGATAAACCGTCATGACCATGCTCGTTGGGGCGCCTGGGCAAGTTGCCGTGGCAAAATTAAAATTATACGTTACATCAATAGGGGCATTTGTTATATTAAATAAAACTTCCCTGATGGTTGTTGCAGTTTGGCCGGAAACTGCCGCGTTGCTGATGCCCGGCACTGCTGCCCGGCTCCAGGAGAAGGCCGCTACCGGCACATTAAACGTTACTGCATAAGCTGCTGTATTATTGTCACATACGGTAGCCGTTAGTGGGCTGATAACTGCAGGCGTTGGATAGACAGTAACCACATAGTTTAATGGCGGCCCTGAGCAAGCGCCGGAAATTGGCGTTATTACATAAGTTACGTTAACGGCGTTTATGCTTGTATTGATAAGTGTTTCTGCGATCGTCGAAGTGACTTGATTATTGACTGCCGGGTTACTTATGCCGGGTACTGCGGCCCTGCTCCAGCTAAAAGTCGCTGTTGGCACGTCAGACGTAATGGTATAATTCTGTGGCACCCCGCTGCAAATAACCCCTTTGCCACCGCTTGTTATATTTGGCACCTGGGTTACGGTAACGTCAACCCGGGTGCGGGCGCTTATACACCCGTTAACTGTTGTTTGAACGAAGTAAGAAGCAGGGGCATTCAAAGCAGGAGTAGTATATGTATTTGTATTCCATAACAGGTTACCGCCGATGGCTGCGTCATACCATTGGTAGGTACCCGCCGATCCGCTTGCAGTAAGTGTTGCTCCTGAGCCTATGCATGTCTGCGCGGGTGCAGCTATCGGTGCAGCCGGTACGGCATTAACAGTTACGGTAACCGCAGTGCGGTTGCTTGTTACCCCGTTAACGGTGGTTTGTACGTAATAGGTAACGTTAGCATTCAAAACAGGGGTTGTAAAATTTGGCCCGGTTGAAAGCAAAGTACCTGCAACCGCCGCGTCATACCATTGGTAGGTGCCGCCGGGTGCAGTCGCGGATAATGTTGCACTGCTGCCGGCACAATCATTAATACTTTGCACTGTAGGGCTGGCCGGCAACGGGCTGAAATTAATAGTAACAGAAGAGGACACAGGGCCGCACGGTCCCGGCGGATCAGTAGATGTTAAGGTAAGCCTGGCAACGGTTTCGCCCGGGCCGGGTGTATATACAGCATTTGGCAGTGCCGGATTGGAAAAGGAGCCGGTACCTCCGGACCAAGCGCCTGTCGTAATACCGCCGATAATACTACCGGCCAGCTGAACCTTGCTTCCCGACGGAACAACTTGGTTGGGACCTGCGTTAACAAGCGCCGAGGGGTTGATGGTTACATTGAACGTTGCACTACTTGCCGGGCAGGCTGCACCAAAGCCAACGATGGTATTTGTAATTGTATAATTACCCGGCGCACTTTTACTGAGGTCTATTTCTCCCGTGCTCGTATTTACAAAAACCAATCCGGCAGGCGATGAACTGAAGGAACCACCTGCCGACCCTACCGGGGAAACAGGCAAGGGATTTACACCAAACTGGCAAAAAGGCTGATTATAAGAAAAAGATGCACTCAATGCTACTCCGATCACAATTTTAGCAGAAGTTACACCGGCACAGGCTCCGTTTCCGGCAAAGGATACGGTATATGTACCAGGCACGCTGCCTGCTACATTAATTTCGCCTGTAGCAGTACTTACAAATACCAACCCGGCAGGTGCGGCACTGAAGACCCCTCCATTGGGGTTATTTATTACGGGGGTTTGATTTGCCCCCGAAGAACAAAATGTACCCGAAGAATATTGAAATTGCGGATCAAATAATGTAGTTATAGAAACAGTAACAGCTACCCGCTGACTGGTACATTGCCCTAATGTGCTTTCTGCATAGTAGGTTGTATTTGCTTTTAATGCGGGTGTCTTATAGGTATTGCCGCTTGCCAGCAAATTACCCCCGGCAGGGGCGTCATACCACTTTACGGTTCCGGTTGCGCCTGTGGCAGTTAAAATTGCCGGGGTACCGGGACATACCGATACCGGGTTTAAAGTTGGCGCTACAGGTGAGGGGTTTACCGTAACCTTAACCGCAGTACGTGCACTGGTACAAGTTGCCGTAGTTGATTCCACATAATACGTAGTAGTGGCGGCTAAAGCCGGGGTAACAAATGCCTGGGTTGTCGCCAATAGATTTCCGCCGGCCGCCTGGTCGTACCAGGAATAACCACCCGGTGAGCCAGAAGCAGAAAGCGTGGCAGGGCTCCCCGCACAAATTGAGGTGGCCTGCGCCGTGGGCGCAGCTAGCGCGGGGGTTACTGTAACTGTAACTGCAACCCTGGGGCTCACGCATCCCCCAATAGTGTTTTGCACATAATAAGTAGTGGTGTTAACCAGTGGCGGAGTTGTAAAACCGGCACCGGATGCCAGCAGCTTTCCGGCAACTGCCGCACTATACCATTGATAAGTACCTCCCTGCGAAGTTGCAGTTAAAGTTGCTGTTGATCCTGAACAAATTACCGCCCCTCCGGCTGTCGGAGCCGCAACCTGCGGGCTTACTATTACATTTATGGCAGACCGGGTGCTTATACAACCTAAGTTGTTGGCCTCTATATAATAAGTGGTTGAATTACTTAAAACCGGCGTGGTGAAAGTAGCGCCTGTTGCCAGCAGATTGCCGCCTGTCGGGGCATCGTACCAGTCAAAACTTGCAGCTCCCGATCCTTTGGCGGTTAAAGTAACACTGCTTTGGTAACAGGTGTTAACCGTTTGTGATATAGGAGGAGCAGGGGGCGAATTAACGGTTACAAGCACCTTAACACGCGGACTTTCGCAAGTATTTATTGCCGTAGATACATAATAAGCGGTGTTTACAAATAACGGAGGCGTAGTATAATCCGGACTCGAAATTAATGGAGTACCACCCGCCGGCGTATTGTACCAGTTAAATATGCCGCCATTTGCACTGGCATGCAGGTTAGCTGACGACCCTGAGCAAACTGATACATTTGCAGCTGTAGGCGCCTGGGGCACGGGGGTTACTGTTACTGTAACCGAAGTGGGATTACTTTCACATCCGTTGGCGGTTGAAGTAACGTAGTAGGTGGTATTAATGTTTAATGCAGGCGTTGTAAAAGTAGTCCCCGTGGCCAATGGTGTGCCGTTTGGCGCATTATACCATGTTAGCGTGCCGTTGCCGCTTGCTGTTAAAATGGCGGCATTGCCCGCGCAAACCTGCACGCCGGCTGCTACCGGCTTAACGGGTAAACTCACACCCACCGCCGTCCGTGGACTGGTACACCCCCCGATAGTTGTTTCCACAAAAAAAACCGTTGTAGCGTTGATAGGAGGCGTAGTAAAGGTAGCACCGCTGGCTAAAAAATTCCCTCCTGAAGGAGCATCATACCATTGATAATTGCCGCCCGGCGCAGTTGCCTTAAGTACGGCCGGGGTATTGGCGCAAACCGTTACCCCGCTGGCCGTTGGTGCGTTTGGTGTAGTAGTAACTGCAATAGTTATGCTTTTTTTTACCGGCGGGCAGCCTGCGCTTTTATCACTTACGGTTACCGTATATGTACCGGCTTTATTAACAGCGATGGAGGAAGTTGTTTCGCCTGTATTCCATATGTAAGTAAAAGGCGCTGTTCCGCCTGATGTTGTTGCGGTAAGTGTTACATTATATCCTGAACAAATACTTGGAGCCGACTGATTTATGCTAACGTTTAAAGTGCATGGCTGCGCATATCCCTTTATTCCGAGTAATAAAAACAAATATAATAATACACGTATTTTCATAAACCTCAGCGGGTTTTTTAAAATGTTTTTCAATAATATACTCGTCAAAAAAAAAGCGATGAATTTTTCTTTCGACGGGTATTTTTCATTTCAGCCTTCGGTAGATAATAGCAGTAACAGGCCTTACAACTGTAAAGCTACCATTTTAACGTAAAAACCAGGAAAAATGTTCAGGTATTAAAAAAATGATTCTCCGGCAGGAAATACCTTTTTTGTTAAATAACAATTGAATAATAGCGTCTTGAAGAAAAAAAAGTTATAAACTGAATTTTTGGCGTACCCTACAATAAACTTATGATACCCATAAATAATTTGTTTTTTAATATTTAATTTGGCAAAATAAACCCGCTGATAAAATTTACCGGTTGATAACTCCTGTACGCCTGCAAACATTTTGCAGCGGGCTAAACAAACTTTAGAAGATCTGCTACTAAAATTATTTTTTATGCGACTATTAATTGCCACCACTTTGATATTATGCACTTTCCTCAGGGGCCTGGCACAAGTTACGCCTTCAGGGATATTTTCCGACCACATGGTGTTGCAAAGGGGGCAGGATATTCCTGTTTGGGGGCGGGCCGCAACAAAAACAAAGGTAAAAGTAACTATCGACGGACAATCGGCCAGTGCAACGGCTAATGAAAAAGGAGCATGGAAAACGATATTAAAACCGATGATAGCAGGCGGCCCTTATGTGATGACTATTTCTTCAGGAAAAGAAACGTTGGTTTATCACGATGTAATGGTTGGCGAGGTTTGGATCTGTTCGGGCCAATCAAACATGGAGTTCCAATTAAGGAATGCCCTGGGATATAACTTTGAACAAAAAAATGCTCCCTCACAAACCATCCGGCAGTTCAGGGTTACCGATAAAATGAGCCTTCAGCCTGAAACCGATATAAAGGAAGGCAATTGGGTAAAAGCAGATACTAATACCGTTGGAGATTTTACCGCCGTGGGGTATTTTTTTGCCAAACAATTGAGTAAACAATTAAATGTTACCGTAGGCTTAATTTACAGCAATTGGGGTGGAACACTTGCAGAGGACTGGATCAGCAAGGAAGCCATGTTGAATTCGCCTGAGTTGGGCGAAGCTGCAAAAAACATTCCCGATACCTGGGATGGGGTAAAACAAAGGATAGATAAACAATTAAAAGATTGGGCTTATAACAAAAAACAGGTTACCAATTATTCAGCTGAGCAGCTTGCCGGCGAGCCGGCCGCTTTTTTTGGCGACTGGCAAAAAGCAAGCGCCCCTGCATCATGGGAATGGACCGGCAAATTATATTCCTACCGCGGCGAGGGCTTTATGCAGCATACAGTCAAACTCGACAGCAGCTATGTGGCCCGCCACTCTGTGCTTAGTTTAGGACAAACTGATGCTGACCTGGAGTTGTATGTTAATGGTAAATTGATAAAAAAAGGCGCTTCATCGGGCAATTTCCAACTCGACCTGCCAGCCGGAACCTGGAAACCGGGCGATAACAGTGTGTTGATCAATTTGCAATCCCGGCAAAAAAACCCATCGTGGTTTGGGATGGGTTTAACCGGCGGCGCTAATGACCTGTACGTCCGTTTTGCAGATACGACCATTAACCTGGCTGATAATAACTGGTATGTGATGCCCGATTTGAGCAAGCCATATCATTTTGATTTTTTACCAAATAATACTGCTTTTTCGCTATATAACGCAATGATCAGCCCCTTAATACCCTATGCAATAGCAGGTGTTATTTGGTACCAGGGGGAATCAAATGCTGATAAAGCTTTCCAATACCGCACAACTTTTCCGCTGCTGATTACCGATTGGAGAAGTAAATGGAACAGGGATTTTCCTTTCCTGTTTGTTCAGCTATCCTCATTTGGCGGTATGCAAAACAGCAACATTGGCAGCAACTGGGCCGAACTAAGAGAAGCACAAACAATGACGTTGCAATTGCCGAATACCGGCATGGCAGTAACAACCGACATCGGCGATGCGCTAAATATACATCCCCGGGATAAAGCGGACGTGGGCTTAAGACTTGCCAGCAAAGCGTTGACCATGGTATATCATTTACAAGGCTTTGCGGAAAGCCCTTTGTATACTTCGGCTGACTTTTCGGCGGGATATGCTATTGTTAACTTTAAAAATGCAGTCAACGGGCTGATGGCAAAAGACAAATATGGATATATTAAAGGATTTGAACTTGCCGGGGCCGATCATAAGTTTTATTATGCCCAGGCGGGTATCATTGATGGCGGCAAAGTTAAAGTTTGGTGCAGCCAGGTACCGAAGCCGGTGGCAGTTCGTTATGCCTGGACAGATGCGCCAATTGAAGCAAACCTATACAACATGGAAGGCTTTCCGGTTGGCCCGTTTCGCTCAGATAGCTGGAAGGGGACAACAGAAGGTAAAAAATTTGAATAAGTATAATTATGAGGCGAAATATATTTAATATTTCTCCTCATAATTGCTTTTGTGCGACATATTAACAAATGTTATTTAAACAACTAAAATTTAACCGCACATAAATACAGCGAATTGTAATATTAATGTAACTTTATCGACCGTCAGCAAACAGCAGCTGCCGGTTTTTTTATGATTTTAGTTATTAAATTTTTTACCTTTTGATACGCTTTTATCATATTTTAAGTTTAATAGAACACGAATAAAAAAGATAATTTAAACACTGCGTGATTTTTACTGTTATTTAAAACACCCCCCGGAAAATTTGTTCATGAAAAAAAATTGTTTCATCCTATGTTTATTCCTTCTTTGGTTTACACAGGCCATGGGCCAGGGAAATTGGGAATTAAAAAAAGATGAAGACGGAATTGCAGTTTATACCCGTAAACCGGCAAAGGGCAATTTAAAAGAATTGCGGGTAGTATGCGAGCTGGAAGCCACTAAGACCCAACTGATCAACACCCTGCAAAATATCGGAGATTATAATAGCTGGGTTTATTCGAACAAAAAATCAGAAATTATTAAAACGGTAAACCCGATGAATATTATTTATTATTCACAATCCCGTTTACCTTGGCCCATAAAAGACCGCGACCTGATTGTTCAACTTACCATTGCCCCGGGCCAGGATGCTTTAAATATCCAGGCAAAAAGCCTCCCCGATTACCTGCCAAAAGAAAAAGATTACGTGCGTGTGCCCTACTCGTTAGCGGTATGGAAAGTAACCCAAACCCCGGCAAATAAATTAAAGGTTGATTATACTTTTAGCGTAGACCCAGGCGGAAGTATCCCTGCATGGCTGGTAAATGCTACCATAACGGTAGGCCCGTATAACTCATTTTACAAACTTCGCGAAATATTAAGGGCCCAGAAAAGTCCCGTGATCAATTAAGAAACATTTCTATTTCATTGGCCTAATTCGCTTTACAATACGCCATTACCGCTTTAAATACCAGTGCCCGGATGGCATTAACGTTGTAATATTCTTTGTTATCAATAAGTCCCATTTGCTGGCGGTTGATGAGTAAAATGATAGAAACGTCTTTTGAAGGCACCACACAAATGCTTGTCCCGGTAAAACCGGTATGGCCAAAAGTCCCTTCGGGGCCGTTTTTCATAAATGAGTTTTCGGGGTCCATCATCCAGCCTAAGCCATTGTTAAATTTGTCTTTAGTTAAAAAGGCATTGATAGTGTTTTCCGAAATAAACTGCACATTGCCAACCTTGCCTTTGTTCATCAGCATATCAACCAACTTTTGTATATCATCCACCGTCGAAAATATTCCTGCGGCGCCTGCAACGCCTTTTTCGGCATACCAGGCGTTGCCATCATTCACTTCTCCCTTTAAAATATAATGGCGCCAGCCGTTCCATTGGTCGTGTTTAATTTCTTTAAACTGGTAGCCAAGTTCCGGGTCATACACCATTCTGTGTTCGTAAGGGTTGCCAAAGGAGGTTGATGCTATTTTAAAATCCCTGCTCTTTTGCAGCGGGTTATACATGGTATGTGTCATCCCTAACGGTTTAAAAATGTTTTGTTCTTCAAACTGATCAAGAGATTGGCCAGAAACCACTTCCACAATCTCGCCAAGAACCGTAAAACCGAGGTCGCTGTATTTACGCTGTGCACCAACCGGGAAAGCCAGGGGCAATTCGCCAATCAGTTTAAAAGTCTCCTGTTTATTGCCGGCGCGATAATATAAGGGATACCACTCATAAAGCCCCGCCGTATGGGTTAAGAGGTGGCGGATGGTGATGGAGGCCTTGTCTGGAGTGGTAAATGCTTTGATATATTTCCCAACCGGGTCGTCCACTTTAATAAGGCCCTTATCAACCAATAACATAATTGAGGTGGTAGTACCAACCACCTTAGTAAGCGAAGCGATGTCAAACATATGCTCCGTTGTCATTTTTTCAGGCTCAGCCAAAAGTTCGTGCCGGTAATTAAATTTTTGGGCAAAGCCGTAGGCTTGTTTATAAATTACAGCATCGCCTCGCTTTATTTCGATAACTGCACCGGGGATTTTACTGTCATTCACCTGGCTTTGCAGGATACTGTCAATTCTGTGTATAATCAGCTGCTGCGAATTACCGGCGTTATTTACTTGTGCGCCAACGATGCCTGTGGTCAGGAAAGACCCTATTAATAAAATGATCAGTTTATGAATAAATTTAGTATCCTGCATCTTATAGATTCCCTTTATTAAATTATTGTGAGTTCGATTAACAATTGGATATCATTGTGGTGTGCCCCATCGGGGCTACCGCTTTGTAGAAACCAAATACCCAGGATAATTGCCATGTCAGTGGCTACCCTTCGCAAATTGGGTAGCCGCTGACGCGGCAAAAATAACGTTTGAATATCGTGCTACAAAGCGGTAGTCCGCCACGAGGCGGAGCAATTGTTTTTTGTCTCGAACTAACTAAATTATTATTTAGCGGATTTGGGTTGATAACCGGTAATCGGCCCAACAGTTTTCCGCAGCAGTAATTCGTCGAAGCCAGGCTTTATAAAATCTTTGAGTTCGCCTATCAGCTCGAAGCCAAATTTTTTGTAAAGTTGAATGGCCCCTTTATTAAACGAGCTAACACAGATAAAAATATTGGGTGAATACGTTAAAATACGATCCTGGCAAAACCCGAGTAATTGCGTCCCGTAGCCCTTACCCCGATAATGTTTATTTATGGCGAGGGTTTGGATATAGCCCTTAAAAGTTCCCTGCGGCTGCATAATGACGAACCCCATTATTTCAGTTTCGTTTTTCATCAAAAAAACCTCCCTGAATGTGCCGCCAAAAGCCTTTAAACAATCCTCATAAGCAATACCCAATGTTATCCAGGGATCTGTAGCCGCCATGATCACTGCGCAAGCCGCAAAATCCGCGGGGTTAGTTGTAAATTCAATATTGAATGGGGTATCAGGCTGCGACATGATTCTTCTTTTTTATCAATACCAAAAATAAAATAGTCAGCACAGCATTTACCAGGATATTCATGAAACCGAAATCAAATTGAAATTCACTGATAAAAAATACATTCAGTCCCCAGGTAACCAGCGCGGCACCCACGCAGGCTATCGGTACAAATTTTTCAGTTAACTGGATCTTGGAGAACAGGCCCGTTAAATACAGTCCCAATATCGGCCCGTAGGTATAACCGGCTATTTTAAAAATGGTGTTAATAATGGCGCCCTGACTGCTCCAGAAAGCCATCACAATAAAAAACATTACCACGTTAACACCAAGCAGCACCCGGTTTTTGATTTTCTTTCTCTGCTCAACCGGTTGGTTTTCAATATCCATAAAATCATAGCTGAAGGCGGTGGTTAAGGCGGCAATACAGGCATCGATACTGGCAAAAGTAGAAGCGATAACCCCGATGAAAAAGGCAATCGCTCCTATCTGCCCGAAATAATGCAGCGTTAAAAATGGGTACAGGCCGTCGGTGTTAACAATTTGCCCGTCGGCCCGGTCGAGTTTGATGCCATGCCTTTCCACAAAAATATAAAGCAATACGCCCAGGCCCAAAAACAGGGTTTGCGCGCCGGCTATAAAAAAACTGAAGGCCAATACGTTTCGTTTGGCGCCTTTTACGTTGTTGATGGTTAATGTTTTTTGCATCATACTCTGATCGAGGCCCACCAGGGCAACAGTTATGAGCAATCCCGAGATAAACTGTTTAAAAAAGTTGGAGCCTGAATGCGCATCCCAGTCAAAAAGTTTGGCGTAAGGGTGATGAACGATAGTGCTCGCCATACCGCCAACAGAAAGGCCCAGCGAATTTTTGATGGTGACGATGGAAACGATCATCACCGTAATTAAAAACAGCGATTGCAGGGCATCGGTCCATACAATGGTTTTAATACCAGATTTATTGGTGTATAGCCAGATAAGGATCAATACAATAATGATAGTAAAAAAATAAGGAATGTGCAGGCTGTCGAAAAAAGCATATTGCAGAATTTTAATGGACAACAACAACCGTAGCGCCGCCCCAAAGCTTTGTGATACGAGGAAAAACAGCGAGCCGGTTTTATAGGTAACATTGCCAAAGCGGATGTTTAAATAAGTATAGATAGAAACCAGTTTTAGCTTGTAATAAATAGGCGTGAGCACAAATGCGATAAACAAGTAGCCAACAATAGTGCCCAGGATAAATTGAAAATAAAACAGGTTGTTATTGCCAACATTGCCGGGAATTGAAACCAGCGAAACCGCCGAAATACCCGAACCGATCATCCCGAAGGCCACCAAAAACCAGGGGGAAGATTTATCGCCATCAAAAAAACTGTTTGCCTTATTATGCCGGGATGTTAGCCTGGAAATGACCATTAACAGGCCGAAATAAGCGAGGATAATGAAAAGAATTAAAGATGCACTCATTTATTTAGCATAAAGGCGTTTGGCTAAGATACTAAAAATGCATATCGTGCAGCTCCTCAAATATTCACCATTAGTTTATTTAGCTAACGTGTTTCCAGAATAAAAAATAGAGAAAAGGGCAGATTTTAAAGCCTGGCCTGTGCGATTCCCCTCTTGAGAGGGG
This genomic window contains:
- a CDS encoding sialate O-acetylesterase, whose product is MRLLIATTLILCTFLRGLAQVTPSGIFSDHMVLQRGQDIPVWGRAATKTKVKVTIDGQSASATANEKGAWKTILKPMIAGGPYVMTISSGKETLVYHDVMVGEVWICSGQSNMEFQLRNALGYNFEQKNAPSQTIRQFRVTDKMSLQPETDIKEGNWVKADTNTVGDFTAVGYFFAKQLSKQLNVTVGLIYSNWGGTLAEDWISKEAMLNSPELGEAAKNIPDTWDGVKQRIDKQLKDWAYNKKQVTNYSAEQLAGEPAAFFGDWQKASAPASWEWTGKLYSYRGEGFMQHTVKLDSSYVARHSVLSLGQTDADLELYVNGKLIKKGASSGNFQLDLPAGTWKPGDNSVLINLQSRQKNPSWFGMGLTGGANDLYVRFADTTINLADNNWYVMPDLSKPYHFDFLPNNTAFSLYNAMISPLIPYAIAGVIWYQGESNADKAFQYRTTFPLLITDWRSKWNRDFPFLFVQLSSFGGMQNSNIGSNWAELREAQTMTLQLPNTGMAVTTDIGDALNIHPRDKADVGLRLASKALTMVYHLQGFAESPLYTSADFSAGYAIVNFKNAVNGLMAKDKYGYIKGFELAGADHKFYYAQAGIIDGGKVKVWCSQVPKPVAVRYAWTDAPIEANLYNMEGFPVGPFRSDSWKGTTEGKKFE
- a CDS encoding START domain-containing protein translates to MKKNCFILCLFLLWFTQAMGQGNWELKKDEDGIAVYTRKPAKGNLKELRVVCELEATKTQLINTLQNIGDYNSWVYSNKKSEIIKTVNPMNIIYYSQSRLPWPIKDRDLIVQLTIAPGQDALNIQAKSLPDYLPKEKDYVRVPYSLAVWKVTQTPANKLKVDYTFSVDPGGSIPAWLVNATITVGPYNSFYKLREILRAQKSPVIN
- a CDS encoding serine hydrolase domain-containing protein gives rise to the protein MQDTKFIHKLIILLIGSFLTTGIVGAQVNNAGNSQQLIIHRIDSILQSQVNDSKIPGAVIEIKRGDAVIYKQAYGFAQKFNYRHELLAEPEKMTTEHMFDIASLTKVVGTTTSIMLLVDKGLIKVDDPVGKYIKAFTTPDKASITIRHLLTHTAGLYEWYPLYYRAGNKQETFKLIGELPLAFPVGAQRKYSDLGFTVLGEIVEVVSGQSLDQFEEQNIFKPLGMTHTMYNPLQKSRDFKIASTSFGNPYEHRMVYDPELGYQFKEIKHDQWNGWRHYILKGEVNDGNAWYAEKGVAGAAGIFSTVDDIQKLVDMLMNKGKVGNVQFISENTINAFLTKDKFNNGLGWMMDPENSFMKNGPEGTFGHTGFTGTSICVVPSKDVSIILLINRQQMGLIDNKEYYNVNAIRALVFKAVMAYCKAN
- a CDS encoding GNAT family N-acetyltransferase, yielding MSQPDTPFNIEFTTNPADFAACAVIMAATDPWITLGIAYEDCLKAFGGTFREVFLMKNETEIMGFVIMQPQGTFKGYIQTLAINKHYRGKGYGTQLLGFCQDRILTYSPNIFICVSSFNKGAIQLYKKFGFELIGELKDFIKPGFDELLLRKTVGPITGYQPKSAK
- a CDS encoding sodium:solute symporter; amino-acid sequence: MSASLILFIILAYFGLLMVISRLTSRHNKANSFFDGDKSSPWFLVAFGMIGSGISAVSLVSIPGNVGNNNLFYFQFILGTIVGYLFIAFVLTPIYYKLKLVSIYTYLNIRFGNVTYKTGSLFFLVSQSFGAALRLLLSIKILQYAFFDSLHIPYFFTIIIVLILIWLYTNKSGIKTIVWTDALQSLFLITVMIVSIVTIKNSLGLSVGGMASTIVHHPYAKLFDWDAHSGSNFFKQFISGLLITVALVGLDQSMMQKTLTINNVKGAKRNVLAFSFFIAGAQTLFLGLGVLLYIFVERHGIKLDRADGQIVNTDGLYPFLTLHYFGQIGAIAFFIGVIASTFASIDACIAALTTAFSYDFMDIENQPVEQRKKIKNRVLLGVNVVMFFIVMAFWSSQGAIINTIFKIAGYTYGPILGLYLTGLFSKIQLTEKFVPIACVGAALVTWGLNVFFISEFQFDFGFMNILVNAVLTILFLVLIKKKNHVAA